AAGCGATAATAAGTATGGAATCGTTTAAAAAGGAATATGACAAGCGAAAGTGGAAAATGCAAATGCTTGGGGAGTTAGAAGACTATCAAGATATTGAATTAGAAGTAGAGAAATTTAAGGTCAGTGCGCGAGAGAACGATGAGAGTGAATGCCAGTTAGGATTAAAGCAAATCGAATTCCGCTTGTCTAGCATATACGAGATTTAACAATGGATTTATCCCTGATAGGCGTCCGTAAACCTCACTACTGAAAATAGAGAGGGGGAGGTCTATTAAGGCGGGAGCTAACGGTTGCTAATGACCTGATTCACTCACCGACCAATCAGTGTGAAAAAAACGAAAACTTCAACTGATTGAAGGTTCGTTTGATCAAGGGGAACAAGGCATAGGTTGAGCAGCTCCCCTTCAAACTTTAGACAGTTCGTGAGAAGAGGCTGTATCATTAAAGAAGGGGAAGAAGGTTAATTAAGAAAAGGACACCCCAAAATGCTGAGGCATCCTCCTCTCCTAGTTCATATTAGCCATTTAATTGTCGGCGGTAAGCGCCGTGATTGACAGGTCCGATAAATTGATTTAGTTTAAACGATGCTTTAATGGCTTCGGTAATAAATGCTTTTGCTGTCTGTACAGCTGTTTTTACATCGGAGCCTTTCGCTAGTTCCGCTGTAATGGCAGCTGAATACGTACAGCCAGCCCCGTGCACATAAGGTGTCTCAATTTTATCAGATTCTAGTAACTCAAACGCATGACCGTCATATAAGACATCCACTGCTTTGTCGTGGCTTAACTTACTGCCACCTTTAATCAGAACATGTGAAGCACCTAAACGATGAATTTTTTCAGCAGCTTCTTTCATTTGCTCGACTGTTTTAATTGGCCCAACCCCGCTTAGCTTCCAAGCTTCAAATAAATTGGGTGTCACAACCGTTGCTTTAGGAACTAACAGCTGTTTCATACTTTCTGTCGTTTCAGGGTGAAGGACGTCATCTTCGCCTTTACAGACCATGACAGGGTCAACAACAACATTTTTAAGTTTATTCGCTTTAATCGTGTTTGATACAAGCTCAACGATCTCTACAGAACCAAGCATACCCGTTTTCATAGCAGAGACACCGATGCCATCAACGATCGTTTTTAATTGTTGCTGTACGGTTTCCGTTTGTTGAGGGAAAACACCGTGGGACCAATTATTATCAGGATCCATTGTTACGATAGTTGTGAGGGCACTCATACCATACACACCGAGATCCTGGAACGTTTTTAAATCTGCTTGAATTCCTGCACCACCACTGCTATCTGAGCCAGCGATTGTTAACACTTTTTCTAAAGACATTCACATACTCCTCCTTACCCATTAAGATAAATCCCAATGGTCATTCGTTTAGTCTATTATAACGTTAATTCAGTTTCTTGTAAGGTGTGAGAGTTAAGGGCACGAAACGACCCCTCTTTTATCACAGATAACCGTTCATAAAACCCCCGCCTCAAAACAGAGCAGAACAAAATCGCTAGAGGGGGGAGCTAACGGCCGGTAATGTCCTGACTGACTCACCTACCAATCAGTGTGAGAAGAACGAAGTCTCCCGCTGATTGAAGGTTCGTTTTGTGATCGGGCAAATAGCGATCGTTATTTAAGAGAGTTAAGTGTGACGTCTGTTAAATTAGGACACCTTGTAGTTAATCAAACGTTTAATTAAGCCGTATGAAGTAAATTATGATGTTAATCCTTTGCTTTAAAAGGTGGGCGAAAAGTAACAGGATCACAAAATGTCCTGTATTGAGCTCTTTCCTTTCTCAGCGTATAGTTAAAGTGAAGAAATGACTGAAAAATGAGGGATTTTAATGGATGATAAATTACAAAGAATGTTTCATCCTGTTCAAGCAAATGGTCGAACTGCTGTAAGTTCATACACTGAAATAGCGCCTTCAGAAGCTTTACGTCCCTATGTGTCTTGTTACTGGTATTCAGAGCCTGAATGGGACAATGTCAATTCCAAGGTACAGATTTTTAGTGGTTCAACGATTGATCGTGTCATTCCAGACGGATGCTGTGATATTTTATTTGAACACTATATCGCTCATAATACTTATCATGTGAGATATTGTGGGTTAATGGAACAGCCATTTGTGGTCACGTACGCGATGGAAAATAGCGTGCGTAGGTTTGGCATTCGATTTTTTCCCGGTGGCGCATACGGTGTTATTCAAACGCCGTTAAGCTGTTTGAAGAACCAATTATGTGAGCTTGATGCTCTTTTACCTAGAAGTGACAGGACAGCTGCAGAGCAACTTTTTGCTGAGGAGAGTTTGTTAGGTAAAGTAAGATTTGCTGAAGCGTTCTTACTTTCTTTACTCCGTTGGGAACGGGTGGAGACGGATAATACGATGAAAAATGTTCTTTATCATATTTTTAGATCGAGAGGGAGTGCCCAAATCACATCTATTGCAAAAAAGGAAGCTATTAGCACGCGTCAATTGAATCGAAAGTTTCAAAATTGGATTGGGGTAACTCCGAAAAAGTTTAGCGAAATTATAAGATTTCAGGCGATGGTACACTATATAGAAAAATCAAAGTACATCGATTGGGCGGAACTTGCTTTAGCTTATGGTTTTTTTGATCAGCCACATATGATCCGTGATTTTAAAAGGTATTATGGCGTCTCCCCAGTAGAGGCAGTAAAAGAATGTCAACTAGGTCAAAGGAATAACCGTTTTTTACAATACGAGTGTTTCAGAGAAGATTAAACTTGCTTTAGGGAGTAGTTAAGAGAGAGGATGATAGCCATGAGTAGCGTATTAAACGTTCGAGATCATCTTTTAGATGAACTGGAACTAGCAGTTAGAACGAGTGAAAAATTAATTTTACTTATGAATGAAGCAGACAAGCGTTTTCAGCCGGCAGATAATATGCGTACATTGTTAGAAGTTGTCCACCACCTCGTGTCAATTCCTGCCTCAGACCTCATGATCATGCAAGAGGAATCTCAAGAAGAGGTGCAGTCATTAGAATTACGCGTTGCGAAAATCACAGAACCAGCTCGATTAGTGGAAGAGTTTCGGCATAATTTTGAACAATTCAAATCGTACATACAGTCGTTAAGTGAAGAAGAGTTACTAACGAAGTCCACTAAAGCATTCTATATGGAGGAAGGTGTTGTGCAAATTAAATGGCTGATTGAAGTCGTGACACATGTGTTTCATCACCGTTCTCAACTCTACAATTATTTAAAACAAAATGGCCATGAGCTGAATTTCTTTATGCTTTATGGCTAAGAGCCCCGAAGTTAAGGGCATTCAAAGAGCTTTAACGCTAGAGTATAAGTAGCAGAAGTCTTCTATCAACACTATACGATACGGATAAAAATCGCCTCCATGTGATGTTTAGTCACTCATAAAGAGGTGTTTTTTGTCATTTGTCAGGGACAAGTTTTCAATGAGCTTAAGTCATGAAAAGAAGGTAATAGAAGTATGATGTGAGCTAAGGAAAATGCTGAATAGAAGCAACACATCCATTTACAACCAATTTAAGGCTAGAAAGCATAGTGTCCTCTGGAGAAATATTTTTATTTTTTCTGAGAGGACATTAAAGCGGTTACACACTCATAAACTAAGGATAGTTGATAAAAATTAGTTAATTCGGATTGTTCTGAATATTTATGAAAGACTTGTTTTT
The genomic region above belongs to Bacillus sp. A301a_S52 and contains:
- a CDS encoding DUF4363 family protein, which encodes MVKVSKLTRMILILTLIAGCHTGEIMKSEKDQVLFDYIGHMQHQVENHEWREAIISMESFKKEYDKRKWKMQMLGELEDYQDIELEVEKFKVSARENDESECQLGLKQIEFRLSSIYEI
- a CDS encoding AraC family transcriptional regulator, which translates into the protein MDDKLQRMFHPVQANGRTAVSSYTEIAPSEALRPYVSCYWYSEPEWDNVNSKVQIFSGSTIDRVIPDGCCDILFEHYIAHNTYHVRYCGLMEQPFVVTYAMENSVRRFGIRFFPGGAYGVIQTPLSCLKNQLCELDALLPRSDRTAAEQLFAEESLLGKVRFAEAFLLSLLRWERVETDNTMKNVLYHIFRSRGSAQITSIAKKEAISTRQLNRKFQNWIGVTPKKFSEIIRFQAMVHYIEKSKYIDWAELALAYGFFDQPHMIRDFKRYYGVSPVEAVKECQLGQRNNRFLQYECFRED
- the pdxK gene encoding pyridoxine/pyridoxal/pyridoxamine kinase; this translates as MSLEKVLTIAGSDSSGGAGIQADLKTFQDLGVYGMSALTTIVTMDPDNNWSHGVFPQQTETVQQQLKTIVDGIGVSAMKTGMLGSVEIVELVSNTIKANKLKNVVVDPVMVCKGEDDVLHPETTESMKQLLVPKATVVTPNLFEAWKLSGVGPIKTVEQMKEAAEKIHRLGASHVLIKGGSKLSHDKAVDVLYDGHAFELLESDKIETPYVHGAGCTYSAAITAELAKGSDVKTAVQTAKAFITEAIKASFKLNQFIGPVNHGAYRRQLNG
- a CDS encoding DinB family protein, giving the protein MSSVLNVRDHLLDELELAVRTSEKLILLMNEADKRFQPADNMRTLLEVVHHLVSIPASDLMIMQEESQEEVQSLELRVAKITEPARLVEEFRHNFEQFKSYIQSLSEEELLTKSTKAFYMEEGVVQIKWLIEVVTHVFHHRSQLYNYLKQNGHELNFFMLYG